One Pseudomonas brassicacearum genomic region harbors:
- a CDS encoding sensor domain-containing diguanylate cyclase: protein MLGRKRPEPKIESSDEAFTPQAARAGAALRLTVSFMLVVIVAFLAVEGWRTWRDYRAAFASARDSVTNLARATAQHAEDTIRQVDVVTAALAERVEGDGLQNMDIPRIHKLLVQQAAIMPQLHGLFIYGPDGQWLVTDKETIPEMANNADRDYFQYHRTHEDQGVRIGDVVKSRSTNDLIIPISRRLNNPDGSFAGVLLGTVKVSYFVDYYGDFKIDDKGALVLAKRSGTILVRRPLVASVIGKSLVNSVIFREHLPTSNQGVAEAKAVVDDTERLYGYRALTTYPLVVETGLSRESIIAPWRRDLFKTGLVLIFLIAILVGFGLIVLSQLRYRMAMEKQIRSAHQAMRDMALTDSLTGLGNRRRLDIALADEIRLARRQGSSLALIMLDVDYFKRFNDRYGHAAGDDCLRAIAAALGQTIKRPGDLAVRYGGEEFTVLLPNTDSAGATKVAQQILEAVRALNIEHGDHPLGIVTISAGVTTCQPSDEDVTPAMLIRAADAFLYLAKNTGRNRWCSADSTPG from the coding sequence ATGCTCGGACGCAAACGGCCAGAGCCAAAGATTGAAAGCTCTGATGAGGCCTTTACTCCCCAGGCGGCCCGGGCCGGAGCGGCGTTGCGGCTCACCGTGAGCTTCATGCTGGTGGTGATTGTCGCCTTCCTGGCCGTCGAAGGCTGGCGGACGTGGCGCGACTACCGCGCCGCTTTTGCATCTGCCCGGGACTCCGTGACGAACCTGGCGCGGGCAACGGCCCAGCACGCTGAAGATACCATTCGACAAGTGGATGTGGTCACCGCCGCCCTCGCCGAACGGGTAGAGGGCGATGGCCTGCAGAACATGGACATCCCGCGCATCCATAAGCTATTGGTGCAGCAGGCCGCCATCATGCCGCAACTGCACGGGTTGTTTATCTATGGCCCGGACGGCCAATGGCTGGTGACGGACAAGGAGACGATCCCGGAAATGGCGAACAACGCCGACCGCGACTACTTCCAATACCACCGCACCCACGAGGATCAAGGCGTGCGCATCGGCGACGTCGTCAAGAGCCGTTCCACCAACGACCTGATCATTCCCATTTCCCGCCGCCTGAACAACCCCGATGGCTCGTTTGCCGGCGTATTGCTGGGGACCGTGAAGGTCAGCTATTTCGTCGACTACTACGGCGACTTCAAAATCGATGACAAAGGCGCGCTGGTCCTGGCCAAGCGCAGCGGAACGATCCTGGTCCGACGTCCCCTCGTCGCTTCGGTGATTGGCAAGAGTCTCGTCAACAGCGTGATTTTCAGGGAACATTTACCGACATCCAACCAAGGAGTTGCCGAAGCCAAGGCCGTCGTCGACGACACCGAGCGCCTGTACGGCTACCGGGCCCTGACCACTTACCCGCTGGTGGTGGAAACCGGCTTGTCCCGCGAATCGATCATCGCGCCCTGGCGCCGCGACCTGTTCAAGACCGGTCTGGTGCTGATTTTCCTGATCGCGATCCTGGTGGGCTTCGGGCTCATCGTGTTGAGCCAACTGCGCTACCGCATGGCCATGGAGAAGCAGATTCGCAGCGCCCACCAGGCCATGCGCGACATGGCGCTGACCGATAGCCTGACCGGGCTGGGCAACCGCAGGCGGCTGGACATCGCCCTGGCCGATGAGATCCGCCTGGCCAGGCGCCAGGGTTCGTCCCTGGCCCTGATCATGCTCGACGTCGATTATTTCAAGCGTTTCAACGACAGATACGGCCATGCCGCCGGGGACGATTGCCTGCGGGCGATTGCAGCCGCGCTCGGGCAGACCATCAAACGGCCGGGCGACCTGGCGGTCCGCTACGGCGGTGAAGAGTTCACTGTGCTGCTGCCAAACACCGACAGCGCCGGCGCCACCAAGGTCGCGCAGCAAATTCTCGAAGCGGTCAGGGCCTTGAACATTGAACATGGCGACCATCCCTTGGGCATCGTGACCATCAGCGCGGGCGTCACCACCTGCCAGCCGAGCGACGAGGACGTCACCCCGGCCATGCTGATCAGGGCCGCCGATGCCTTCTTGTACCTGGCCAAGAACACCGGGCGAAACCGCTGGTGCAGCGCCGACTCGACGCCGGGGTGA
- a CDS encoding metallophosphoesterase family protein has translation MKVGVISDTHGLLRPEAIAALAGCERIIHAGDIGNAGILEQLAAIAPLHVVRGNNDRGADWAEDLADRLQFDLCGWPVLLVHDIADVPASLDPGVKLVITGHSHKPSIEWRGERLYLNPGSAGRRRFKLPVTLALVEVEVEAGAMEPRIVQLVE, from the coding sequence ATGAAAGTTGGTGTCATCTCCGATACCCATGGTCTGCTCCGCCCTGAAGCGATTGCGGCGTTGGCGGGATGTGAGCGGATCATTCATGCCGGTGACATCGGCAACGCGGGGATCCTGGAGCAACTGGCAGCCATCGCGCCGCTGCACGTGGTGCGGGGCAATAACGACCGGGGGGCGGATTGGGCCGAGGATCTTGCCGACCGTTTGCAGTTCGATCTCTGCGGGTGGCCGGTTTTGCTGGTGCATGACATCGCCGATGTGCCGGCCTCGCTCGATCCAGGCGTGAAGCTGGTGATTACCGGCCACTCCCACAAGCCGAGCATCGAATGGCGCGGCGAACGGCTCTACCTCAACCCCGGCAGCGCCGGCCGGCGGCGTTTCAAGCTGCCGGTGACGTTGGCGTTGGTTGAGGTTGAGGTTGAGGCCGGCGCGATGGAGCCGCGGATTGTTCAGTTAGTGGAATGA
- a CDS encoding alkene reductase, translating to MSNIGLDLLLSRAHVGKLSLKNRMVMAPMTRSRAGTGDVATPLMAEYYSQRASAGLIVSEGSQVSAQGKGYLRTPGIFTPEQIAGWKHVTDAVHAEGGQMFLQLWHVGRLSHPLVQVNGAQPVAPSAIKADGEIYTPEGLKPYELPRALGLEEIPGVVADFRQAAVNAKLAGFDGVEIHGANGYLIDQFLRDGTNQRTDAYGGSIENRARFLKDVVESVIEVFGASRVGVRLSPIFSYFSMSDSNPQATFDHTARMLSRYGLAYLHIVELGEGAFDFLELKRRFGGSYIANGGYSAERAATAISRGDADLVAFGTPFLANPDLVERFKQGQALNAPDAATFYQGEERGYTDYPTLVEAQVGR from the coding sequence ATGAGCAACATCGGTCTCGATCTTCTGCTGTCCCGCGCCCACGTCGGCAAGCTGTCCCTGAAAAACCGCATGGTCATGGCCCCCATGACCCGCAGCCGTGCAGGCACCGGTGACGTCGCCACCCCCCTCATGGCCGAGTACTACAGCCAGCGGGCCAGCGCTGGTCTGATCGTCAGCGAAGGCTCCCAGGTTTCGGCCCAGGGCAAGGGTTACCTGAGAACGCCGGGGATTTTTACCCCCGAACAAATCGCCGGCTGGAAACACGTGACCGACGCAGTTCACGCCGAAGGCGGGCAGATGTTCCTGCAGCTGTGGCACGTGGGCCGGCTCTCCCATCCGTTGGTGCAAGTCAACGGCGCCCAACCCGTAGCCCCTTCGGCAATCAAGGCCGACGGCGAGATCTACACCCCTGAAGGCCTCAAGCCTTATGAACTGCCAAGAGCGTTGGGCCTCGAAGAAATCCCCGGTGTGGTTGCCGATTTTCGCCAGGCCGCCGTCAACGCGAAACTGGCCGGCTTCGACGGCGTGGAGATTCATGGCGCCAACGGCTACCTGATCGATCAGTTCCTGCGCGACGGCACCAACCAACGTACCGATGCCTACGGTGGCTCGATCGAAAACCGCGCGCGCTTTCTCAAGGACGTGGTCGAGTCGGTGATTGAAGTCTTTGGTGCCAGCCGTGTGGGTGTTCGCCTGTCGCCGATCTTCAGTTATTTCTCGATGAGCGACAGCAACCCGCAGGCGACTTTCGACCACACCGCCAGGATGCTCAGCCGTTATGGCCTGGCCTACCTGCACATTGTGGAGCTGGGTGAAGGCGCGTTCGACTTCCTGGAACTCAAACGCCGTTTCGGTGGGTCTTACATTGCCAATGGCGGCTACAGCGCCGAACGCGCGGCCACAGCCATCAGCCGCGGCGACGCGGACCTGGTCGCGTTCGGAACGCCATTCCTGGCCAACCCGGACCTGGTGGAGCGTTTCAAACAAGGGCAGGCGTTGAACGCGCCTGACGCGGCTACGTTCTATCAGGGCGAAGAACGCGGCTATACGGATTATCCAACCCTGGTCGAGGCTCAAGTGGGGCGGTAA
- a CDS encoding pirin family protein produces the protein MNSIVAAPPRTIVHRTRGNRHGPITRLMSPGDLGQRCKPFVFLDLFAFKADAMRRGFGMHPHSGIATLTYMIEGQVVYEDTTGQSGVLPSGGMEWMQAGNGVWHDARPVGSSSIHGFQLWVALPAAEENAPAHSVYLAPADIPREGPARVLLGQYGAARSNVAAPAGTNYLAVQLKDQERWRYTPPAGHTVAWLAVNDGSLDAGGSVNAGEMVVFEESGAAIDIVAKGTTSFVLGSAVKHPHDLVLGSYSVHTSQAALEKGENEIQRIGALLQQEGRLA, from the coding sequence ATGAACAGCATCGTCGCCGCGCCACCGCGCACCATCGTCCACCGCACCCGGGGCAACCGCCACGGGCCGATCACCCGCCTCATGAGCCCGGGCGACCTCGGCCAACGCTGCAAGCCCTTTGTATTTCTCGATCTCTTCGCCTTCAAGGCCGACGCCATGCGCAGAGGTTTCGGCATGCACCCGCATTCCGGGATCGCGACGCTGACCTACATGATCGAAGGTCAGGTGGTCTACGAAGACACCACTGGGCAATCGGGTGTACTGCCCAGCGGTGGCATGGAGTGGATGCAAGCCGGTAACGGCGTATGGCACGACGCCCGGCCGGTCGGCAGCTCGTCGATCCATGGCTTCCAGCTTTGGGTCGCGCTGCCGGCCGCTGAAGAAAACGCACCGGCCCACAGCGTCTACCTGGCACCCGCCGATATCCCCCGTGAAGGTCCGGCGCGGGTGTTGCTCGGCCAATATGGCGCTGCTCGCAGCAACGTTGCAGCCCCGGCGGGTACGAATTATTTGGCCGTGCAACTGAAAGACCAGGAACGCTGGCGCTACACGCCACCGGCTGGGCACACCGTTGCCTGGCTGGCCGTCAACGACGGCAGCCTCGACGCCGGCGGCAGCGTCAATGCCGGGGAAATGGTGGTCTTCGAAGAGTCCGGCGCAGCCATCGACATCGTTGCCAAGGGCACGACCTCCTTCGTGCTCGGCTCGGCGGTCAAGCATCCCCACGATCTGGTGCTGGGTTCCTACTCGGTGCACACCAGCCAAGCGGCGCTGGAAAAAGGCGAAAACGAAATCCAGCGCATCGGCGCCCTTTTGCAACAAGAGGGCCGGTTGGCCTAG
- a CDS encoding LysR family transcriptional regulator, whose amino-acid sequence MLDLNDVALFVQVVRSGSFAEAARRLGMPSNTVSRRVQQLEAQLGTRLLQRSTRKLTLTQVGQGFYERCVGAVDGLTEAGQELMKGSDEPSGLVRIAAMADFFDFFPMQWVADFLAAHPRVQLDFVLSDARVDLIADRIDVAFRGGPLQDSGYVGRQLIKNDGDGMVASPAYIAKRGAPTSLQDLTHHDSVSFSHPSGLSHWRLIGPDGTEQEVQVPCRFNANTAQAQRKAAVAGLGIAVLPSALSRVDLEAGRLVRVLPQYQRIGFGLNVLYPSRRQLPLAVSAFIGLVMEKLELKAFPARLS is encoded by the coding sequence ATGCTCGATCTGAACGACGTCGCACTGTTTGTCCAGGTGGTGCGCAGCGGCAGCTTTGCCGAAGCAGCGAGGCGCTTGGGCATGCCGTCCAATACCGTGAGCCGGCGCGTCCAGCAGTTGGAGGCGCAATTGGGGACGCGACTGCTGCAACGCTCCACCCGCAAACTCACGCTGACTCAGGTGGGGCAGGGGTTCTATGAGCGCTGCGTCGGCGCTGTGGACGGGCTGACCGAGGCGGGGCAGGAACTGATGAAGGGCAGCGATGAACCCAGCGGCCTGGTGCGTATCGCGGCGATGGCGGATTTCTTCGATTTTTTCCCGATGCAATGGGTGGCGGACTTCCTCGCCGCGCATCCTCGGGTGCAGCTTGATTTCGTGCTCAGCGATGCCCGTGTCGACCTGATTGCCGACCGTATCGACGTGGCTTTTCGCGGTGGTCCGCTACAGGACTCCGGCTATGTCGGGCGCCAACTCATCAAGAACGACGGTGACGGCATGGTTGCCAGTCCCGCTTACATTGCCAAGCGTGGTGCGCCGACTTCGCTGCAGGACCTGACTCACCACGACAGCGTGAGCTTCTCCCATCCCAGCGGCTTGAGTCACTGGCGGCTCATTGGCCCAGACGGCACCGAACAGGAGGTGCAGGTTCCCTGCCGCTTCAACGCCAACACCGCTCAAGCGCAGCGCAAGGCTGCCGTGGCGGGCCTGGGCATCGCCGTGCTGCCCTCGGCGCTGAGCCGCGTGGATCTGGAAGCTGGAAGGCTGGTACGTGTTCTGCCGCAATACCAGCGTATCGGCTTCGGCCTGAATGTGCTCTACCCGAGCCGGCGCCAATTGCCGCTGGCGGTCTCGGCGTTCATTGGGCTGGTAATGGAAAAGCTGGAGCTCAAGGCGTTTCCGGCGCGGTTGAGCTGA
- a CDS encoding flavin-containing monooxygenase produces the protein MPFETTHIDTLVIGAGQAGVAMSEHLSRQGVPHLVLERSRIAEAWRTARWDSLVANGPAWHDRFPGLEFEGLDPDAFAAKDQVADYFEAYARQFNAPIRTGVEVRKVERNVGRPGFTVETSEGLIEAIHVVVATGPFQQPVIPPIAPELASVTQIHSAQYRNPGQLPEGAVLVVGAGSSGVQIADELQRAGKQVYLSVGAHDRPPRAYRNRDFCWWLGVLGEWDAEAVKPGKEHVTIAVSGARGGYTVDFRRLAHEGITLVGLTKSFNASVVTFEDNLAENIARGDENYLALLDAADAYIARNGLDLPLDPEARQLPPDPHCLTQPILALDLVDAGVTTIIWATGYSVDYSWLKVDALNANGKPRHQRGVSSEPGLYFVGLPWLSRRGSAFIWGVWHDARHIADHIVKQRIYLTYQDATQRQAPALDSDSRPSKTSLTGVR, from the coding sequence ATGCCTTTTGAAACAACTCACATCGATACGCTTGTCATAGGCGCCGGCCAGGCCGGCGTGGCCATGAGTGAACACTTGAGCCGGCAAGGGGTGCCTCACCTTGTGTTGGAGCGCAGTCGGATTGCCGAGGCCTGGCGCACGGCGCGTTGGGATTCGCTGGTCGCCAACGGCCCGGCCTGGCATGACCGTTTTCCGGGGCTGGAATTCGAAGGGCTCGACCCCGATGCCTTCGCGGCGAAGGACCAGGTTGCCGATTACTTCGAAGCCTATGCCCGCCAGTTCAACGCACCGATCCGTACTGGCGTGGAGGTCAGGAAAGTCGAGCGTAATGTCGGCCGTCCGGGCTTCACCGTTGAAACCTCCGAGGGCCTGATCGAGGCCATCCATGTGGTGGTTGCCACCGGGCCGTTCCAGCAGCCGGTGATCCCGCCGATCGCGCCGGAACTGGCGTCGGTCACCCAGATTCACTCCGCCCAGTATCGCAATCCCGGGCAACTGCCCGAGGGCGCGGTGTTGGTGGTGGGGGCCGGTTCGTCAGGGGTGCAGATCGCTGATGAATTGCAGCGCGCCGGCAAGCAGGTCTACCTCTCGGTAGGCGCCCATGATCGTCCGCCGCGGGCCTATCGCAACCGGGATTTCTGCTGGTGGCTCGGGGTGCTCGGCGAGTGGGATGCGGAGGCCGTCAAGCCCGGCAAGGAACATGTGACCATTGCCGTGAGCGGTGCCCGTGGTGGCTATACCGTGGATTTCCGCCGGCTGGCCCATGAAGGCATTACCTTGGTGGGCCTGACGAAATCCTTCAACGCCAGCGTGGTGACCTTTGAAGACAACCTGGCCGAGAACATCGCCCGTGGCGACGAAAATTACCTGGCGCTGCTGGACGCCGCCGATGCCTACATTGCCCGCAATGGCCTGGACCTGCCGCTCGACCCCGAAGCCCGTCAGCTGCCGCCTGATCCGCACTGCCTGACCCAGCCGATCCTGGCGCTGGACCTGGTCGACGCTGGCGTGACCACGATCATCTGGGCTACCGGCTATTCAGTGGATTACAGCTGGCTGAAGGTCGACGCGCTCAACGCCAACGGCAAGCCTCGGCACCAACGTGGGGTTTCCAGCGAACCGGGCCTGTATTTCGTCGGCCTGCCCTGGTTGTCACGGCGCGGCTCGGCGTTCATCTGGGGCGTGTGGCATGACGCCCGGCATATCGCCGACCACATCGTGAAACAACGCATTTACCTCACCTATCAAGATGCTACCCAGCGCCAGGCCCCGGCACTGGATAGCGATTCGCGCCCTTCGAAAACCAGCCTCACGGGAGTTCGCTGA
- a CDS encoding RidA family protein codes for MPTHTRIRMFNTKDTYPNQTLDNDLCQAVRAGNTVYVRGQVGTDFNGQLVGLGDPRAQAEQAMRNVKQLLEEAGSDLSHIVKTTTYLIDPRYREPVYQEVGKWLKGVFPISTGLVVSALGQPQWLMEIDVIAVIPE; via the coding sequence ATGCCTACTCACACGCGCATTCGCATGTTCAACACCAAGGACACGTACCCGAACCAGACACTGGACAACGACCTGTGCCAGGCCGTACGAGCCGGCAACACCGTCTATGTGCGTGGTCAGGTTGGCACTGATTTCAACGGCCAATTGGTGGGCCTCGGCGATCCTCGCGCCCAGGCCGAACAGGCCATGCGCAACGTCAAGCAATTGCTGGAAGAGGCCGGTAGCGACCTGAGCCATATCGTCAAGACCACCACTTACCTGATCGACCCGCGCTACCGCGAGCCGGTGTACCAGGAGGTCGGCAAGTGGCTCAAGGGCGTCTTCCCGATTTCCACGGGGCTGGTGGTCAGCGCCCTTGGGCAGCCGCAGTGGCTGATGGAAATCGACGTGATCGCGGTCATCCCCGAATAA
- a CDS encoding DUF1028 domain-containing protein, whose amino-acid sequence MTFSIVGRCAETGQLGIAISSSSIAVGARCPWLRAGVGAVSSQNITLPALGPLILDELAGGLAAQEAVDRALARNGYSQYRQVAVVDAHGHTAIFSGSHALGIHNALAGDQCVAAGNLLANPGVIEAMVAAFERSEGCLASRLLSALQAGQAAGGEAGAVHSAALSVVDDLTWPIVDLRVDWAEENPIGELEILWLAYQPQLQDYLTRALDPTAAPSYGVPGDE is encoded by the coding sequence ATGACTTTTTCCATCGTCGGACGCTGCGCCGAAACCGGCCAGCTGGGGATTGCTATCAGTTCCTCGAGCATTGCCGTGGGTGCCCGTTGTCCCTGGTTGCGGGCCGGCGTCGGCGCGGTGTCGAGCCAGAACATTACGCTGCCGGCCCTCGGCCCGCTGATCCTGGACGAGCTGGCTGGCGGTCTGGCGGCGCAAGAGGCGGTGGACCGCGCCCTGGCCCGCAATGGCTACAGCCAGTACCGTCAGGTGGCCGTGGTCGATGCCCACGGGCACACGGCGATTTTCAGTGGCAGCCACGCCTTGGGCATTCACAACGCACTGGCCGGTGATCAGTGCGTGGCGGCCGGCAATCTGTTGGCCAACCCGGGGGTGATCGAGGCCATGGTCGCGGCTTTCGAACGCAGTGAAGGCTGTCTCGCGTCACGCCTGCTGAGCGCGTTGCAGGCCGGGCAGGCGGCCGGTGGCGAAGCCGGGGCGGTGCATTCGGCGGCGTTGTCGGTGGTGGATGACCTGACCTGGCCCATCGTCGATCTGCGGGTGGATTGGGCCGAGGAAAATCCCATCGGCGAACTGGAGATACTCTGGCTGGCCTATCAGCCACAGCTTCAGGATTACCTGACCCGTGCCCTGGACCCGACAGCGGCGCCCAGCTATGGCGTGCCGGGCGATGAGTGA
- the argE gene encoding acetylornithine deacetylase: MSELRSRAMLASLVGFATVSRDSNLALIEFVRDYLQGLGVACELIYNSERTKANLLASIGPAVSGGVVLSGHTDVVPVDGQAWTVDPFCLSEVDGKLFGRGTADMKGYLASVLAAVPTFLASPLRRPVHLAFSYDEEVGCLGVRSLLEVLPQRVPQPVLCLIGEPTQLQPVLGHKGKLAMRCHVKGAACHSAYAPYGVNAIEQAARLIGCLGEIGADLADPSLHDPRFDPAYSTVQVGVIQGGTVLNIVPADCRFDFEVRALPDFTPEAVVEQLQDYAEQVLLPPMRAVQGDTAIRFEQLSAYPGLATSPDSAAAQLIARLCGSAAFRTVAFGTEGGLFHQAGVPTVVCGPGSMEQGHKPDEYVSVEQMAACDRLMDRLASYLCDPNDC; this comes from the coding sequence ATGAGTGAGCTGCGCAGCCGGGCAATGCTCGCCAGCCTGGTGGGCTTCGCCACGGTCAGTCGCGATTCGAACCTGGCGCTGATCGAGTTCGTTCGCGATTACCTGCAAGGCTTGGGCGTGGCCTGCGAGCTGATCTACAACTCTGAGCGGACCAAGGCCAACCTGTTGGCGAGTATCGGCCCGGCGGTGTCCGGTGGCGTGGTCTTGTCCGGGCATACCGACGTGGTGCCGGTGGATGGTCAAGCCTGGACGGTCGATCCGTTTTGCCTGAGCGAGGTGGATGGCAAGCTGTTCGGACGCGGCACGGCGGACATGAAGGGCTACCTGGCGTCAGTGCTGGCAGCGGTGCCGACATTCCTCGCCAGCCCGCTTCGCCGCCCTGTGCACTTGGCGTTTTCCTATGACGAAGAGGTCGGTTGCCTGGGCGTGCGCAGTCTGCTGGAGGTGCTGCCTCAACGCGTCCCCCAGCCGGTGTTGTGCCTGATCGGCGAGCCCACCCAACTCCAACCGGTGCTGGGCCACAAGGGCAAGTTGGCGATGCGTTGCCACGTCAAAGGGGCGGCTTGCCATTCGGCCTACGCACCTTATGGCGTGAACGCCATCGAGCAGGCGGCGCGCTTGATTGGATGCCTGGGCGAGATTGGCGCTGACCTGGCCGATCCTTCGTTGCATGACCCGCGCTTCGACCCGGCGTATTCGACGGTGCAGGTCGGGGTGATCCAGGGCGGGACGGTATTGAACATCGTCCCGGCCGATTGCCGTTTCGATTTTGAAGTGCGCGCCTTGCCGGATTTCACCCCAGAGGCGGTTGTCGAGCAGTTGCAGGACTACGCCGAACAGGTGCTGTTGCCGCCGATGCGTGCGGTGCAAGGCGACACCGCGATCCGTTTTGAACAGCTGTCCGCTTACCCGGGCCTGGCGACCTCGCCTGACAGCGCCGCCGCGCAACTGATTGCCCGTCTGTGCGGCAGCGCCGCGTTCAGGACCGTCGCATTCGGCACCGAAGGCGGCCTGTTTCATCAGGCCGGCGTGCCGACGGTGGTGTGTGGCCCCGGCAGCATGGAGCAGGGGCACAAGCCCGACGAATACGTGAGCGTTGAACAGATGGCCGCCTGCGACCGCTTGATGGATCGGCTGGCGAGTTATCTCTGTGATCCCAATGATTGCTGA
- a CDS encoding ABC transporter substrate-binding protein produces the protein MSRSLRCNIACALALLSTSVVAAPQSLTVISFGGATKQAQDKAYFQPFNASGAGSIVAGEYNGELSKIKAMVAAGHTSWDVVEVESPELLRGCEEGLFEKLDLGRMGDPTNYVPGALNECGVATYVWSMVLAYDQSKLAKAPKSWADFWNVAEYPGKRGLRKGAKYTLEIALLADGVKAQDLYKVLNTPEGVSRAFAKLDQIKANIQWWEAGAQPAQWLVAGDVAMSAAYNGRIASAQKEGMKLSIVWPQSLYDPEYWAVVKGTPNKALAEQFIAFASQPQTQKVFSENIPYGPVHRQTLALLPAAVQAQLPTAEANLAEAQAVDAEFWVDHGEELEQRFNAWAAR, from the coding sequence ATGTCCAGATCCTTGCGTTGCAATATTGCGTGTGCCCTGGCGTTGTTGAGTACCAGTGTTGTAGCCGCGCCACAAAGCCTGACCGTGATTTCTTTCGGCGGCGCTACCAAGCAGGCCCAGGACAAGGCCTACTTCCAACCTTTCAACGCCAGTGGTGCAGGAAGCATCGTGGCCGGCGAATACAACGGTGAACTGTCGAAGATCAAGGCCATGGTTGCAGCCGGGCATACCAGCTGGGACGTGGTCGAAGTGGAAAGCCCCGAGCTGTTGCGTGGCTGTGAGGAAGGCCTGTTCGAGAAGCTCGACCTGGGGCGGATGGGCGATCCGACGAATTATGTGCCGGGGGCCCTCAATGAATGCGGTGTCGCCACCTATGTCTGGTCGATGGTCCTGGCCTACGACCAGAGCAAGCTCGCCAAGGCGCCCAAGTCCTGGGCGGATTTCTGGAACGTTGCCGAGTACCCGGGCAAGCGCGGCCTGCGCAAGGGCGCCAAGTACACCTTGGAAATCGCGTTGCTGGCCGATGGGGTCAAGGCGCAAGACTTGTACAAGGTGTTGAACACGCCGGAAGGTGTGTCCCGGGCCTTCGCCAAACTCGACCAGATCAAGGCGAATATCCAGTGGTGGGAGGCCGGCGCGCAACCGGCGCAGTGGTTGGTGGCAGGGGATGTGGCGATGAGCGCCGCCTACAACGGCCGCATCGCTTCGGCGCAAAAGGAAGGCATGAAGCTGAGCATCGTCTGGCCGCAGAGCCTGTACGATCCGGAGTACTGGGCGGTGGTCAAGGGCACGCCAAACAAGGCCCTGGCTGAACAGTTCATTGCTTTCGCCAGCCAGCCACAGACCCAGAAGGTGTTCTCGGAAAACATCCCTTACGGACCGGTGCATCGCCAGACCCTGGCCCTGCTGCCTGCGGCGGTGCAGGCGCAGTTGCCCACCGCCGAGGCCAATCTGGCTGAAGCCCAGGCGGTGGATGCCGAGTTCTGGGTCGACCATGGCGAGGAGCTGGAGCAACGTTTCAACGCCTGGGCGGCTCGCTAG
- a CDS encoding LysR substrate-binding domain-containing protein, whose translation MASYSLRQLKYFVTTVECGSVAEASRKLYIAQPSIATAIKGLEDSFGVQLLIRHHAQGVSLTPGGARFYRKAQELLRMSREFEQNALADNDVVSGQIDIGCFETVAPLYLPRLIAGFRQRFPGVEIRVQDGEQQELVQGLTGGRFDLAIFYEHDLDSTIETEALTAPQRPYALLPAGHRFAGQAQVSLRDLALEPMILLDVQPSRTYFVSIFEELGLTPNIVFSSPSIEMVRGMVGQAFGFAVLVTRPQSTCTYDGQQVVCVNIAEDVTGSALVAGWLKRAHLTKPAQLFVDYCKEQFKQWLP comes from the coding sequence GTGGCGTCCTATTCTCTGCGTCAGCTGAAGTACTTCGTCACCACCGTCGAATGTGGCAGCGTCGCTGAAGCCTCTCGCAAGCTGTACATCGCCCAGCCATCGATTGCCACGGCCATCAAGGGGCTGGAGGACAGTTTCGGTGTGCAGTTGCTCATTCGTCATCACGCCCAGGGCGTGTCGCTGACCCCCGGTGGCGCACGCTTCTATCGCAAGGCCCAGGAGCTGTTGCGCATGTCCCGGGAGTTCGAACAGAACGCGCTGGCCGATAACGACGTGGTCAGCGGGCAGATCGACATCGGCTGTTTCGAAACCGTCGCCCCGCTCTACCTGCCGCGCCTGATCGCCGGTTTCCGCCAGCGCTTCCCGGGCGTGGAAATCCGTGTGCAGGACGGCGAACAACAGGAGCTGGTGCAAGGTTTGACCGGTGGACGGTTCGACCTGGCGATTTTCTACGAGCACGACCTGGACAGCACCATCGAGACTGAAGCGCTGACCGCGCCGCAACGACCCTATGCATTGTTGCCGGCCGGGCATCGCTTTGCCGGTCAGGCCCAAGTGTCGCTGCGTGACCTGGCGCTGGAGCCGATGATTCTGCTGGACGTGCAACCCAGCCGGACCTATTTCGTGAGCATCTTCGAAGAACTGGGCCTGACACCGAACATCGTGTTCAGCTCGCCATCGATCGAGATGGTGCGTGGCATGGTCGGCCAGGCGTTCGGCTTTGCCGTGCTGGTGACCCGGCCGCAGTCCACCTGCACCTACGATGGGCAACAGGTGGTCTGCGTGAACATCGCCGAGGACGTGACGGGGTCGGCGCTGGTGGCCGGTTGGCTCAAGCGTGCGCACCTCACCAAACCAGCGCAGTTGTTTGTCGATTACTGCAAGGAACAATTCAAGCAGTGGTTACCGTGA